From the Sandaracinaceae bacterium genome, one window contains:
- a CDS encoding AAA family ATPase, translating to MRILAIRGENLASLEGAFEISLAEGPLAQAGVFAICGATGAGKSTLLDAMCLALFDTAPRLNGRGRSRVGREDGDQLTLTDPRSLLRKGAGAGHAEVEFEGADGRVYRARWEARRARKRADGNLQPSTMTLLDVAAEKPLGDKKTEVKQAVERALGLTFDQFRRSVLLAQGDFAAFLDADPKERADLLERMTGTEIYGVISMEAHARLSEERRRLEALEQRVGEVRPLAETERAQLEGQREGLLHRRAEDQLSAANAAHAVRWHAELAGLKREEREALDAHRAVERQLALAETKRAELAAVEAALPLAPVVDAADRAARLLAQRVERETQSKAAHGESARAAAAAAAAAKAARDEASARESAREAARESLARARSLDAELARQTEASAASEKLAAAASEARTAAVDKHEALVLQASAHRAAADAARDALERSAAHALLAQGWDRYEPELRQLAEVAGSLRALSDDWRAAKSARASRELDVAAAEGRLRGLAARRHEARAEWESLQAEVRAEPSAALVEVQAEWNRERTALETLIGVATRAQSAHDEELRQRRLAETARERAAAAEAQAARAEVTRATAEARRVEAERSRDALRAALDLGARRGELRDGEPCPLCGSEAHPWAERDPVIDAHLAAEEERLVALRAELADATRAVAELGSAARGHRTNAEAADAEARRWASSLAALRDEYRQAAEGLERDDEAWPDELPETPVDLPAPDWGPLFELANVTPTGGVLLAEGARAALEESKREAEKKLRELEAEEKKRRRRERHAEALRASFEEAREAEDAARREREETLTRLREAAAREDELAQRHAHATETRGTLVRGLRAPLEAFGAWEGRLSSDGEAGPTETDAETFVDTLVETFVETVREAALARLAHERALADALEAERALGPSLVAAREQRTAAEARAAERGREAEAARAALLALGEARAALFDGRPVAEVEAGLTAAWEGARAQAEASAEAAQQAGRVDAERQAQSEQAASARAEAELEASQTRERLATALAEASLDEAGVRARLAHDPREVDSWRRELSTLDASRAELSAICAERTRKRQEHEEREPPRLGADAAQEALGAAERRRRETEALLQGVHLRLSRDDEDREKAAALTKELEAQRGQMEVWQTLAELIGSASGNKLRVFAQSLTLELLLDHANHHLRDLAPRYSLSRVPGEDLALQVVDHEMGDEVRAASSLSGGESFLVALGLALGLASLSARKASVGSLFIDEGFGALDPASLEMVLSSLDALQATGRQVGLISHVPTIAERFDTRVQVVAAGPARSRVEVVVGF from the coding sequence GTGAGGATCCTGGCCATCCGCGGCGAGAACCTCGCCTCGCTCGAGGGCGCCTTCGAGATCTCGCTCGCCGAGGGCCCGCTCGCGCAGGCGGGGGTCTTCGCGATCTGCGGCGCCACGGGCGCGGGCAAGAGCACGCTCCTGGACGCGATGTGTCTGGCCCTCTTCGACACCGCGCCGCGCCTCAACGGGCGAGGGCGGAGCCGGGTGGGGCGCGAGGACGGCGATCAGCTCACCCTGACCGACCCGCGCTCGCTCCTGCGCAAGGGCGCCGGCGCGGGCCACGCCGAGGTCGAGTTCGAGGGCGCGGACGGCCGGGTCTACCGCGCGCGGTGGGAGGCGCGCCGCGCGCGCAAGCGGGCTGACGGCAACCTGCAGCCCAGCACCATGACGCTGCTGGACGTGGCGGCGGAGAAGCCGCTCGGCGACAAGAAGACCGAGGTGAAGCAGGCGGTCGAGCGGGCGCTCGGGCTGACCTTCGACCAGTTTCGGCGCTCCGTCCTGCTCGCGCAGGGCGACTTCGCCGCCTTCCTCGACGCCGATCCCAAGGAGCGCGCCGACCTGCTCGAGCGCATGACGGGTACGGAGATCTACGGCGTCATCAGCATGGAGGCGCACGCCCGCCTGTCGGAGGAGCGGCGCCGCCTCGAGGCGCTCGAGCAGCGGGTCGGCGAGGTGCGGCCGCTGGCCGAGACGGAGCGCGCCCAGCTCGAGGGGCAACGCGAGGGCCTGCTCCACCGCCGGGCCGAGGACCAGCTCTCGGCCGCGAACGCCGCGCACGCGGTGCGGTGGCACGCGGAGCTCGCCGGGCTGAAGCGCGAGGAGCGTGAGGCGCTCGACGCCCACCGCGCCGTCGAGCGGCAGCTCGCCCTGGCGGAGACCAAGCGCGCGGAGCTCGCCGCGGTGGAGGCGGCGCTCCCCCTCGCGCCCGTGGTCGACGCAGCGGACCGCGCCGCGCGGCTGCTGGCGCAGCGGGTGGAGCGCGAGACGCAATCGAAGGCGGCGCACGGAGAGAGCGCGCGCGCGGCGGCGGCGGCGGCCGCGGCGGCCAAGGCGGCCCGAGACGAGGCGAGCGCCCGGGAGTCGGCGCGCGAGGCCGCGCGCGAGTCGCTGGCCCGCGCGCGCTCGCTCGACGCGGAGCTCGCGCGTCAGACGGAGGCGTCTGCGGCGTCGGAGAAGCTGGCCGCGGCGGCCTCGGAGGCGCGCACCGCCGCGGTGGACAAACACGAGGCGCTCGTCCTGCAGGCGTCGGCGCACCGCGCGGCGGCGGACGCGGCCCGCGACGCGCTCGAACGGAGCGCGGCTCACGCGCTGCTCGCCCAGGGCTGGGACCGCTACGAGCCGGAGCTGCGACAGCTCGCGGAGGTCGCCGGCTCGCTGCGCGCGCTCTCGGACGACTGGCGCGCCGCGAAGTCGGCCCGCGCCTCGCGCGAGCTGGACGTGGCCGCGGCCGAGGGGCGGCTGCGTGGGCTCGCCGCGCGACGGCACGAGGCGCGCGCCGAGTGGGAGTCGCTGCAGGCGGAGGTCCGGGCCGAGCCCTCCGCGGCGCTCGTGGAGGTGCAAGCCGAGTGGAACCGTGAGCGCACCGCCCTCGAGACGCTGATCGGGGTGGCGACCCGGGCTCAGTCCGCGCACGACGAGGAGCTGCGCCAGAGGCGCCTCGCGGAGACAGCGCGGGAGCGCGCCGCCGCGGCCGAAGCGCAGGCGGCGCGGGCCGAGGTCACCAGGGCGACCGCGGAGGCGCGGCGCGTCGAGGCCGAGCGGTCGCGCGACGCCTTGCGGGCCGCGCTCGACCTTGGCGCCCGCCGAGGCGAGCTGCGCGACGGAGAGCCGTGTCCGCTCTGCGGCAGCGAGGCGCATCCGTGGGCGGAGCGCGACCCCGTCATCGACGCCCACCTCGCGGCCGAGGAGGAGCGCCTGGTCGCGCTGCGCGCGGAGCTCGCCGACGCCACCCGAGCGGTCGCCGAGCTCGGGTCCGCGGCGCGCGGTCACCGGACGAACGCCGAGGCGGCGGACGCGGAGGCGCGCCGCTGGGCGTCGAGCCTGGCGGCGCTCCGAGACGAGTATCGGCAGGCCGCCGAGGGCCTCGAGCGCGACGACGAGGCGTGGCCGGACGAGCTCCCCGAGACGCCCGTCGACCTCCCGGCGCCGGACTGGGGGCCGCTCTTCGAGCTCGCCAACGTCACCCCGACGGGCGGCGTTCTCCTCGCGGAGGGCGCCCGCGCGGCGCTCGAGGAGTCCAAGCGCGAGGCCGAGAAGAAGCTGCGCGAGCTCGAGGCCGAGGAGAAGAAGCGCCGCCGACGGGAGCGGCACGCGGAGGCGCTGCGCGCGAGCTTCGAGGAGGCGCGTGAGGCCGAGGACGCGGCGCGAAGGGAGCGCGAGGAGACGCTGACCCGGCTGCGCGAGGCCGCCGCGCGAGAGGACGAGCTCGCCCAGCGCCACGCCCACGCGACCGAGACGCGGGGCACCCTCGTGCGCGGGCTGCGCGCGCCCCTCGAGGCCTTCGGGGCCTGGGAGGGGCGGCTCTCGAGCGACGGGGAGGCGGGCCCGACCGAGACCGACGCAGAGACGTTCGTCGATACGCTCGTCGAGACGTTCGTGGAGACAGTGCGGGAGGCGGCCCTCGCGCGCCTCGCGCACGAGCGGGCGCTCGCGGACGCGCTCGAGGCCGAGCGAGCGCTCGGGCCGTCCCTCGTCGCGGCCCGCGAGCAGCGCACCGCGGCGGAGGCGCGCGCGGCCGAGCGAGGGCGCGAGGCGGAGGCCGCGCGGGCCGCGCTCCTCGCCCTGGGTGAGGCCCGCGCCGCGCTCTTCGACGGCCGCCCGGTGGCCGAGGTCGAGGCCGGGCTCACCGCCGCTTGGGAGGGCGCGCGCGCGCAGGCCGAGGCGTCGGCGGAGGCGGCGCAGCAGGCCGGCCGCGTCGACGCCGAGCGCCAGGCGCAGTCCGAGCAGGCCGCTTCGGCGCGCGCGGAGGCGGAGCTCGAGGCCAGCCAGACACGGGAGCGGCTCGCGACGGCGCTGGCGGAGGCGTCGCTCGACGAGGCCGGCGTGCGCGCTCGCCTCGCGCACGACCCACGTGAGGTGGACAGCTGGCGGCGGGAGCTGTCGACCCTGGACGCCTCGCGGGCGGAGCTGTCGGCGATCTGCGCCGAGCGCACGCGCAAGCGCCAGGAGCACGAGGAGCGCGAGCCGCCGCGGCTCGGAGCCGACGCCGCGCAGGAGGCGCTCGGGGCGGCGGAGCGGCGGCGCCGCGAGACCGAAGCGCTCCTCCAGGGGGTGCACCTCCGCCTGTCGCGCGACGACGAGGATCGGGAGAAGGCGGCCGCGCTCACGAAGGAGCTCGAAGCCCAGCGCGGCCAGATGGAGGTCTGGCAGACCCTGGCCGAGCTGATCGGCTCCGCGAGCGGCAACAAGCTCCGCGTGTTCGCCCAGAGCCTCACCCTCGAGCTGCTCCTGGACCACGCCAACCATCACCTCCGGGACCTCGCGCCGCGCTACAGCCTCTCCCGCGTCCCGGGGGAGGACCTCGCGCTGCAGGTCGTCGATCACGAGATGGGCGACGAGGTCCGCGCGGCGTCCAGCCTCTCGGGGGGGGAGTCGTTCCTGGTGGCGCTGGGGCTCGCGCTGGGCCTCGCGTCCTTGAGCGCGCGCAAGGCTTCGGTCGGCTCCCTCTTCATCGACGAGGGGTTCGGCGCGCTCGACCCGGCGAGCCTCGAGATGGTGCTCTCGAGCCTGGACGCCTTGCAGGCCACCGGTCGCCAGGTCGGCCTGATCTCCCACGTCCCGACCATCGCCGAGCGCTTCGACACGCGCGTCCAGGTCGTCGCCGCCGGCCCGGCGCGGAGCCGCGTCGAGGTCGTCGTCGGGTTCTGA
- a CDS encoding mechanosensitive ion channel family protein, protein MEDLLQSWFPDAPWLAHLAGPGLAIASIVAVLIVVSLAIRRAIDVAVRQGRLDRTAATFVGAVLRYTLLTIGVIAILSQLGVDTASLMGSVGVVGLTVGFAARDALSNVISGLFILWDRPFVIGDLIEIEGLYGRVDRITMRSTRVVTPDGKMLAIPNTTVVNTTVASYTNFPHLRLDIDVTVGVEEDLGRIRQVLLELCEGEPFHDETPPSVVMTAINDYNVALQLRAWIRDESTHLKARFELRERVFEALREAGVNMPFETLEVRTMAA, encoded by the coding sequence ATGGAAGACCTCCTCCAGTCGTGGTTCCCGGACGCACCCTGGCTCGCGCACCTCGCGGGCCCGGGGCTGGCGATCGCCAGCATCGTCGCGGTCCTGATCGTCGTGTCGCTGGCCATCCGTCGCGCGATCGACGTCGCGGTGCGCCAGGGCAGGCTCGACCGCACGGCGGCCACGTTTGTCGGCGCGGTGCTGCGCTACACGCTGTTGACGATCGGCGTCATCGCCATCCTGAGCCAGCTCGGCGTGGACACCGCCTCGCTCATGGGCAGCGTCGGCGTCGTCGGGCTCACCGTCGGCTTCGCGGCGCGCGACGCGCTGAGCAACGTCATCAGCGGGCTGTTCATCCTCTGGGACCGGCCGTTCGTCATCGGCGATCTCATCGAGATCGAGGGGCTCTACGGACGCGTCGATCGGATCACGATGCGGTCGACGCGCGTCGTGACGCCGGACGGCAAGATGCTCGCGATCCCCAACACGACGGTGGTCAACACCACGGTGGCCTCGTACACGAACTTCCCCCACCTGCGCCTCGACATCGACGTCACGGTCGGGGTGGAAGAGGATCTCGGACGGATCCGACAGGTGCTGCTCGAACTCTGCGAGGGCGAGCCCTTCCACGACGAGACGCCACCGAGCGTGGTGATGACGGCGATCAACGACTACAACGTCGCGCTGCAGCTCAGGGCGTGGATCCGGGACGAGTCGACCCACCTGAAGGCGCGCTTCGAGCTTCGCGAGCGGGTCTTCGAGGCGCTGCGCGAGGCGGGCGTGAACATGCCGTTCGAGACGCTCGAGGTGCGGACGATGGCCGCGTAG
- a CDS encoding DinB family protein: MRRPRDPLSAHFFTMAVNSAWANRRILAAVERLGEEALEVPTPSYFGSLSATLNHVLTVDWFYVDALERALRGEPPHERPASFFDPEVPHPGLAPLRAAQEEVDRRLMELCSGLTPSALDTLVRIRRRGGESRDPVTRLLAHLFQHQIHHRGQAHQLISALAARDGVARDDTTAADPTSQSAPPQLDEFFCVGDAPGRADELAALGLSEREVFGES; encoded by the coding sequence ATGCGACGCCCACGAGATCCCCTCTCCGCTCATTTCTTCACGATGGCGGTCAACTCCGCGTGGGCGAACCGCCGCATCCTCGCCGCGGTCGAGCGCCTGGGGGAGGAGGCGCTAGAGGTACCCACCCCGTCCTATTTCGGCTCGCTGTCGGCCACCCTGAACCACGTCCTGACCGTCGACTGGTTCTATGTGGACGCGCTCGAGCGCGCGCTCCGCGGGGAGCCGCCGCACGAGCGGCCCGCGTCGTTCTTCGACCCCGAGGTGCCGCATCCTGGGCTCGCCCCGCTGCGCGCAGCGCAGGAGGAGGTCGACCGGCGGCTGATGGAGCTCTGCAGCGGGCTGACGCCGTCCGCGCTGGACACGCTGGTCCGCATTCGCCGGCGCGGCGGCGAGTCTCGCGACCCGGTCACGCGCCTCCTGGCCCACCTGTTCCAGCACCAGATCCATCACCGCGGTCAGGCCCATCAGCTGATCTCGGCGCTGGCCGCGCGCGACGGAGTTGCGCGCGACGACACGACGGCCGCGGATCCGACGAGCCAGTCCGCCCCGCCCCAGCTCGACGAGTTCTTCTGCGTGGGGGACGCGCCGGGCCGCGCGGACGAGCTCGCCGCGCTCGGTCTGAGTGAGCGCGAGGTCTTCGGCGAGAGCTGA